GCGCCCGACGACACCCCGCTGGAGTCGGTGCTGGTCACCCGGCATCTGGGCGGTTCGATGCCGTACCGCTCGATGTTCGAGACGACGATGCGCCCGGCGACCATGCACCGGCTGATGGACGCCCTCGCCGTGCTGCTGGTGCGGCTGCACCTGGCCGGGTTCGCGTGGGGCGACTGCTCGCTGTCCAACACGCTGTTCCGGCGGGACGCGGGCGCCTACGCCGCCTACCTCGTCGACGCCGAGACCGGCGACCTGCACCCCCAGCTCAGCACCGGGCAGCGCGACTACGACCTCGACCTCGCCCGCGTCAACATCAGCGGCGAGCTGCTGGACCTGGAGGCGTCCGGGGCGCTGCACCCGTCGGTGGACGCGATCGAGTTCGGCAGGGAGATCTGCGCCCGCTACGGGGCGCTGTGGGAGGAGCTGACCCGCACCTCGGTGTACCCGGCGGGCAAGTACCACTACATCGAGCGGCGGATCCGGCGGCTGAACGAGCTGGGTTTCGACGTCGCCGAGATGCAGATCGAGCACTCCTCCAACGGCGACACGGTCACCTTCGTGCCGAAGGTCGTCGACGCGGGCCACCACCAGCGCCAGTTGCTGCGCCTGACCGGCCTGGACACCGAGGAGAACCAGGCCCGGCGGCTGCTGAGCGACCTGGAGAGCTGGATGGCCACCCAGGACGACTACGCCCCGGGCGACCCCCTCGCGGCCCGTCCCGAGGTGCTGGCGCACCGGTGGGTGCGGGACGTCTTCCGGCCCACCGTGCGCCTGGTGCCCCTCGAACTGCGCGGCTCCATGGACGCGGCGGAGATCTATCACGAGCTCCTCGAACACCGCTGGTACCTGTCGGAGCGCGCGCAGCACGACATCGGGCTCGACACCGCCGTCGACGACTACGTCAGGAACATCCTGCCCACGGCGCGGGAGACCCTGGAGCCGACCGTCCCGGAGTGAGTACGGCCGAGTCCGCGGGGCGTCAGGCGTGGGGCACGACGGCGACCGGGCAGTCCGCGTGGTGCAGGACCCCGTGCGCCACGGAGCCGATCCGGGCGCCCACGGCCGTGCGGTGGGCGCGGCGGCCGACGACCGTCAACTGCGCCCGGCCGGCCACCGACAGCAGCACCTGCCCCGCGCTGCCCATCTCCACGTGCTCCACCACCGGCACGTCCGGGAACCGCTCCCGCCACGGCTCCAGGGCATCCGCCAGCGCCTTCTTCTCGTACGGTTCCAGGCCGCCGGCGTCGTCGAGGAGCTTGAGCGAGCCGGGGCTGTAGGCGAACACCGGCGGCAGCGTCCAGGCCCGCACCGCGCGCACGCTCGCGCCCCGCGCGGCGGCCGTCTCGAACGCGAACCGCAGGGCGGGGGCGCTGTCCTCGGGCTCGCCGTGCTGGCCGACGACGATCTCGTGGCCGGCCACCTCGGCCGACGGCTGGTCGCCGGCCCGGACCAGCACGACCGGGCACGCTGCCTCGGCGATCACCTGCTGGCCGACCGAGCCCAGCAGGAACCCGACGACCGGGCCGTGCCCGCGCGAGCCGAGCACCAGCAGTTCCGCGTCCGCCGCGGCGGCGACCAGCGTCCCGACCGGCCCGCCCTCCCGGACGTCGGTGGTGACGGTCAGTCCCGGGTGCCGTTCGGCGAGCGCCGCGACGGCCTGCCGTACGGAGTCCCGCACCCAGCGCTCCTGCGCGTCCCGGTCCGCCACGTCGGCCGCCGCGTTCGGCTGGAACCGCCAGGCGTGCACCACCCGCAGTTCCAGGTCGCGCCGGACGGCCTCGCGGGCCGCCCAGGCGAGCGCCGCGAGGCTCTCGTCCGTCCCGTCGACCCCTGCCGTGATCGGGACCGTCATCCCGTCGCCTCCTCGTGTCGTGATCACAACCGTCGGGCCCAGTCTTCACTACGCTTCGGTCATGGCTCTGGAGTGGGAACAAGTGATCGTCGACTCGGCCGACCCGGTGGCGCTGGGACGCTGGTGGGCCGCGGCCCTCGGGTGGGTCGTGGTGCACGACGCCGCCGACGAGTACGAGATCAGACCGGAGCAGGACCGGACCCGGGGTCTGCTCTTCGTGCCGGTCACGGAGGGCAAGTCGGTCAAGAACCGGCTCCACCTGGACTTCCGCCCGGACGACCAGCGGGCCGAGGTGGCCCGCCTGCTGTCCCTGGGGGCACGCCACGCGGACGTGGGCCAGGGCGAGCAGTCGTGGGTGACGCTCGCCGACCCCGAGGGGAACGAGTTCTGCGTGCTGGGGGCGCGGCAGTCGCCCTGACCGCCCGCGTCCTGCCGGTGTCCCGGAGCGGACCGGGGCGATCGAACATACGATGAGCGGGTCGGCGCGGGGCTCGCCGTGCCGCCGCGAAGACCGACCGCTGTCGGGGTGGGAGACGTATGGCACAGGCCGCCGACGCAAGCCGGACCGTCATCCTGACCGTGGACGACGACCCGGGGGTCTCCCGGGCCGTCGCCCGTGACCTGCGGCGCCGCTACGGCGCCCGGTACCGGATCGT
The Streptomyces sp. NBC_01485 genome window above contains:
- a CDS encoding universal stress protein, which codes for MTVPITAGVDGTDESLAALAWAAREAVRRDLELRVVHAWRFQPNAAADVADRDAQERWVRDSVRQAVAALAERHPGLTVTTDVREGGPVGTLVAAAADAELLVLGSRGHGPVVGFLLGSVGQQVIAEAACPVVLVRAGDQPSAEVAGHEIVVGQHGEPEDSAPALRFAFETAAARGASVRAVRAWTLPPVFAYSPGSLKLLDDAGGLEPYEKKALADALEPWRERFPDVPVVEHVEMGSAGQVLLSVAGRAQLTVVGRRAHRTAVGARIGSVAHGVLHHADCPVAVVPHA
- a CDS encoding VOC family protein, which translates into the protein MALEWEQVIVDSADPVALGRWWAAALGWVVVHDAADEYEIRPEQDRTRGLLFVPVTEGKSVKNRLHLDFRPDDQRAEVARLLSLGARHADVGQGEQSWVTLADPEGNEFCVLGARQSP
- a CDS encoding DUF4032 domain-containing protein, producing MALQISATTPEHPVLLLELPWHLPLEEWPEEILVPLPRGISRHVVRYARAGDEVIAVKELAERPALREYELLRDLDRLGIPAVDPLAVVTGRTAPDDTPLESVLVTRHLGGSMPYRSMFETTMRPATMHRLMDALAVLLVRLHLAGFAWGDCSLSNTLFRRDAGAYAAYLVDAETGDLHPQLSTGQRDYDLDLARVNISGELLDLEASGALHPSVDAIEFGREICARYGALWEELTRTSVYPAGKYHYIERRIRRLNELGFDVAEMQIEHSSNGDTVTFVPKVVDAGHHQRQLLRLTGLDTEENQARRLLSDLESWMATQDDYAPGDPLAARPEVLAHRWVRDVFRPTVRLVPLELRGSMDAAEIYHELLEHRWYLSERAQHDIGLDTAVDDYVRNILPTARETLEPTVPE